A stretch of the Panicum virgatum strain AP13 chromosome 9N, P.virgatum_v5, whole genome shotgun sequence genome encodes the following:
- the LOC120687654 gene encoding uncharacterized protein At1g01500-like: MGDIPEPETAAMAVPEPSSCLTLRVFYLRVSRCEVDESMLDTLTLTHIPLTPDTNLEVSGADADQKPSISSGKGSTVSCSLRRGRVDARSEEATFVSTATVRMSGSVRFEVHHRDERLLVGILEMCDAEGEGKKSWVMKCQVATQRGTGFLRCGRDTETKPPAVEVYVAGVFRGTPIVFTKAMQLRFRRRRQVKAFMDPIPECGEQAEDMSPTPPKHEPQESEYRCYKPEPDADDEESSLYMKSAGLDEDEEYSELSWFTAGVRVGVGISLGICLGVGIGAGLLLRSYQSTSRTLKRRLISNLLR, translated from the exons ATGGGTGACATTCCCGAGCCGGAAACTGCTGCCATGGCCGTGCCGGAGCCGTCGTCTTGCCTCACCCTTCGAGTCTTCTACCTGAGGGTGAGCAGGTGCGAGGTCGACGAGTCCATGCTGGACACCCTCACGCTCACCCACATCCCGCTCACACCTGACACCAACCTTGAAGTGAGCGGCGCCGACGCCGATCAGAAGCCAAGCATCAGCAGCGGCAAGGGCAGCACCGTGTCGtgctccctccgccgcggccgcgtcgaCGCGAGGTCGGAGGAGGCCACCTTCGTCAGCACGGCGACCGTCAGGATGTCCGGCAGCGTGCGGTTCGAGGTCCACCACAGGGACGAGCGGCTCCTCGTGGGGATCCTGGAGATGTGCGACGCGGAGGGCGAGGGGAAGAAGAGCTGGGTGATGAAGTGCCAGGTCGCGACGCAGAGGGGCACGGGGTTCTTGAGGTGCGGCCGGGATACGGAGACGAagccgccggcggtggaggtgtACGTGGCCGGTGTGTTCCGGGGCACGCCGATCGTGTTCACCAAGGCGATGCAGCTGCGGTTCCGGAGGCGGCGCCAGGTGAAGGCGTTCATGGACCCGATCCCCGAGTGCGGCGAGCAGGCGGAGGACATGAGCCCAACGCCTCCGAAGCATGAACCGCAG GAGTCGGAGTACAGGTGCTACAAGCCCGAGCCGGACGCGGACGACGAGGAAAGCAGCCTCTACATGAAATCCGCAGGGCTGGACGAAGATGAGGAGTACAGCGAGCTGTCGTGGTTCACCGCCGGGGTGCGGGTCGGCGTCGGCATCAGCCTGGGCATCTGCCTCGGCGTCGGCATCGGGGCCGGCCTCCTGCTCCGCTCGTACCAGTCCACCTCCAGGACCCTCAAGCGGCGGCTCATCTCGAACCTGCTCCGATGA
- the LOC120687656 gene encoding AP-3 complex subunit sigma-like produces MIHAVMVISTQAKPRLLKFYSFQPPEKHQELVRSVFQLLSARPDGVSNFVEVDSIFGPGTKMVYKHLATLYFVFVFDSSENELAMLDLIQVFVETLDRCFKNVCELDIVFNFNKLHTILDEMILGGQVIETSSEQIMKSVEEIARLEKQSSTTSLIPKSISERFSR; encoded by the exons atgATTCACGCGGTGATGGTGATAAGCACCCAGGCCAAGCCCCGCCTCCTCAAGTTCTACAGTTTCCAG CCACCGGAGAAGCATCAGGAGCTCGTCCGCAGTGTCTTCCAAT TACTCTCTGCAAGGCCTGACGGCGTGAGCAATTTCGTTGAGGTGGACTCGATCTTTGGCCCG GGAACAAAAATGGTCTACAAGCATTTGGCCACCCTATACTTTGTTTTTGTCTTTGATAGCTCTGAGAATGAACTCGCCATGCTTGATCTCATACAAG TTTTTGTTGAAACATTGGATAGATGCTTCAAGAATGTATGTGAGCTTGATATTGTATTTAACTTCAACAAG CTGCACACAATTTTGGATGAGATGATACTGGGGGGACAGGTGATTGAAACAAGTTCGGAGCAAATAATGAAATCTGTGGAAGAGATTGCAAG ACTGGAGAAACAATCAAGCACAACCAGCCTCATACCCAAGTCGATTTCAGAGCGTTTCAGTCGTTAA